The segment TCTCTGGCCAGAGCCTtgagctccaggcaactcaaagcttTCCGGGGTGGTggtctgggactgctgtagggaaaggacgccaagaGGGCAAGGAAGAGTTTGGGAGGGGCATGAGGAACGGAGGCAAGGACAGCAAAGAATCTAGGTGGAGGCACTGGAGAGAGAAAGTCCAGTGTCCCAGAATGCCTCCGAGGAGCTGGCAGGGGGCAATCGAGGCCAAGGGActtgtggaatgtgaaaaggcaggAAACCCCAGAGCGGTTTtgaaggcaaggcaggctgggaaagggggtgtGGGCGGCCACTTCACAGGGCCCTAggggcgttcccgggcagttagctctcTTGGCACTGCTGAGAGTCCCTGagcccggggttgatcccactcCCTGCTGCGCGGGAGGACCACAAACCAAAGACCCTGAACTGCCCGCCCACCCAGACCGGGACCTTGGCGGTCTGAGGCACAGGCCGTGCCTGCCCAGGAAAGCCCACTCTCTCCACcagactccgtccagggtctctgcttggaaagaggccagggtcGTCCCCTTCATCTACGCACCGAAACCCTATTTACATCAATgtgggcggagcctcctcccgctctccaaagtcctgagctgctgggtccCAGCCCACTAGGCCAGCAGTCTTCAGCGTCTGTGTggctctcccaccatggcttcctgcaggtcctccagcacctcaagcgtaACGTTTGCCCTTCGTCCCTGGGATCGGATCACATCTCAGGGAACTTGCAGATCACCCAGCCAAGGGTTCTCAGCAACCTTGTCCACCCACCACCAAGAATGGTGGGGACCGATCGGCCGGGCCCATGTTTCCCAGGTGTCAGATGTGCCCAAAGGGGGTATTGTTCGTTCGTCTTACTGCTTTGGCACACATATggcttttctgttctcttttctgggaagatggTGTAGTGtcgggggtggggtgcagggtgCGGGGTGCGGGATGTGGGGCCTGGAGGTGTTCGGGagggggtgctgtgctgggatgaggccctttatcctcacatcttcctgtgggaatggcTTTCTGGGAGCtttgtggctttgccgccttcagtggcttcctctccccagtggcctagtgccttctgccttccctCAGGCATTgcgggtttgggcttcgctttggcttccttccctttccttttccactAGTGACGGCAAACATGGCCCTTGCTCATGTCAGCCCCGGAAGGCCAGGTTCCCTCCCACTAGCAACGTGATGgagggaaatctgggagcagccccatcgAGAAATCTCCCCGGCATCTCCCCCAGTCGGGTGGAAACATGTGGCGGGATACTGTGGTGGTCTtcggtgggtgggatttcttgctgCCTTTGTTTTGGGGCTGGGTTTGgtttcctgcctgcctgctggtGTTTCTTGCATTCcagcatggggtgggggtggtggatgTCCCCACcgcccttgcctctcagcctggctgtatGGGTGTAGCCAAGTGACTTCCAAAGGCACACCCGCCCCCAGGCTCCCAgttttgctcaggcacagggacAAGTCCTCTGGGCAGGGAGCATGcttgggctcctccgtccagtcGTCCCGCATGTGCTCTGAGACTTTGCCCTTCCTGCTCTTCTTCCACAGGGCCCGTCACCACAGGATCTCAAAGGAGGAAGCTCCTTCTgaagctgagccagaaggacgccccgCAAGCGCTCTTTCAAGCGAAACCCTACCCTCGGATCGCGACCAGAGAACGGCTGCCctgggagcttggcattgcccaaagcagagttcaggtaggcccccgcctctgcccccgttctccctttcaggctctccatgccgatccgagtCAGCTGAAAGCACCTGGCAGCCTTTCTCCTGAGAAggaattctctctgtttgcccctaagTCTGGTTTCAAAATCAACGCAGAAGACAGTtaaagcagagccgatcgccgtcTGAATAtgtgcaccaagaaggggaagcggggccaacgtccacgcccATGCCACTGACACCCTctcctcgacctcagtcttcctctccaggtaacttagctaGAGTTCTCCAAAAGCAAGTCCCCTAGAGGGGGTCCCGAAACCTCCCCATCTTGCCAGAGAGTTCTCTCTGCTGGTGgatggccacgggaggcccaggaAAACCAagggggttgggggtggctgGGGGTGTGGCATGggtaagaggaggaaacagggctatCTGGTTGCTGCCGCCCCCATCAGTGTCCCAGATAGGGGGCACGACGCACCCAGTTGGCgagggcgggcagcactgggtctccctttgcacaccctccccagcccccattgGGAAATTTAGGCTCCCGTTGCCCAaccaaccttggccgaggggcatGCTTCAGGGCACTTGGCGGCAAGACCggaggaggaaagagacacacagggacacgcacgtgTGTCGAGTGTGTGCACGCGCGTAGGCAACCATGATGGATGCCGGCACCTGATCCacctgtggctgtattccttagagccctgccctggctgcagagccacctgtggtgattcaggtgtgcgGAACTCTCCCTCCCCTGCACACTGTCTAGGGTGTCTGTGCTGTGACCTTTCCATCGGCcataacgtcctctcctctcggtgtgTTCTTTCTTTGGTAGGAGACTCGGCcagagaggcccggagaaagagggcAGTAATCTCTCGTTCTCAAACAAGGATCCATGTGCAAGCCTTCACAGGAGATCTCTTCctggggattgccgccagggaagaactggctcttcagatgggaatcccagaacctcgaatccaggtaagttcTCCAGCCAGCGCatgggcccaggagtcaggaggatTGAGCCCTGcagagcgtttggagctggatacaaGTAGGCTTGGGCTGGGGATGGGGCTGGGGTTTGAGGGGAGGGGGCCAAAAGTCGGTGGGCTGAGTgaagggtttggggccgcttgtggccatGCGGGCACCCCCTCGTTTCCCAGGGCCAAGGGATTCGTtagcagaaaacggccctgcagGAGCTGCCCTGGGCCTGATAGACAAGAGACCGTGGGGCCAGGCTGGCTTTCGAATTGGCACTGCGGAGGGGCCAGCACTTttatctggacggtcacgacttctgatgtgcctgtctgcctttttgctcccctagatatggtttcaaaaccgaagagctcagCACCACCAGCAgggcccgagcgggcccggcatGGCCAGGCCCAAGGGCCAGGCAGTGCAGCAGCCATGActactcctgctccagaggaccgaagggcCCACCCGCTGTCCAGAGcatctctcctccccttcgcccctccccgccacaggagagcataCCACCCTTGGCGGCCGAAGCTGCTCCTTTTGGGGCCCCCACATTCTGTGTGCACGGGACTGCCTCTGGGGTCTCTGTGGGCCATCCGTTGATGATCTTCATagtccagcccagcccagtggCTCTCCCGCCATGCGGGAAGCCACCACCTcttgcccaggtagcagttccctgggctgcATGCTCCCCTGCCATCTTGGCCCCCCCGAAGCCTGGACAAGGGGCCATCATGCCTCCTggacagccggaggcacacatcccgcgctggccagAGTCATCCTACAGTAAAGGCACGGCCCCTCAGCTAGAGCCACAgacccagccccgcagccttccaagcccgacaaGCCTCCTAGACGAGCTCATGGCCGACACGCGCGTTCCGACTTTGCCAGGACCTTTCCCTAGGGCCGCTGCTGACCatggggtggaccctgccctcccaggcgcacccagcctcctagacAAGCTCTTGGCGGCAACGAGCATCCCCACATCGctggggccttccccgggggcctctgcaGTCACAGGGCAACAaccagctctcgctggcacacccagcctcttaGAGcactgtggctttgccgccttcagtggcttcctctccccaggggcctagtgccttctgccacCAGTATCCAAGCCACCCCAGGGCCTTCCCTCGGGCCCTGTGCTGATGAACGGGTACaactcgccctcccaggctcaccgaGACTCCACACGAGTTCCTGGCttccccgggcatcccgggcacACTGGGTGCTTTTCTGGGGTCCTTTTCAGTCATcacaggggcccacccagccttccctggATCACCCAGCTTCCTAGAGGAAAGCTTGGCTGCCACGGCCACGCGGGACACACCCTGGTCctctcctggggcccctgcaggGGACGAGGGAGTTGAGGCCATCCTAGAAGCGTGCCTCAGTCAGGAGGATTACCGGGCCCTCCTTGACATGCTGCCAGGTCCTcgggcttagagggagaggaagggaggggcaccTTCTTCCCCTGTCCACGTTCAGGTCTCCTTGCCTGCGATgcttggggaaggggaggggggcggttTTATGtgtgggaagaggagagaatacCGGCAGGATGTCTACCAACAATTCTGGGGACAAACCCGAGAGCTGGATCTTTGGGAAGCTGGGCCGCACCCCCAAACAGGAACATCCTACttgaagcctcaagtaatccctgcatggcagtgactgAGAGGGTGCCACagagggaacattccatggacacaaGACAGAAACCCCGTGCCCCACACAGGTGCtttgggtctggctcttctgactTCTGGTCCCgtccttccagcagtccacccaggagaactccttccctatgccaggagcagcagagggagggggagcgggagagaGGGGAGTGAgtaggtggaaaggttgggagatgcaagttGGGAGGGGCCTAGTGGGTGGTGGGAGtaggtgggggtgaagggagagagtgggggtgaagggagagagggagagagaaagagggtaggaggcagggagagttgggtacagtgggagggagagggggtcgggggaggggaggggggcggagcccgcgcctgggactcagcgtcaagcccctgGGAAACCCTGCAGGTATCCctaaaacgctgcgtcacggacacgttgccctcggtttcaaggtgcctgctctgggcgggtgtccggaGGTCAGAGTCTCTGAGCCAGCAAGAGGGACCTAGCCTCACAACCGCTTTCTCTACCAgactcgaccatgtccacgtgtacacacatgCCCGGCAtaccagcaaaggccagtcccttccacgtctctctctgacccctcctcccagtatggggtgactgagcTCGCCCTGCCATCAGCATCCTCCTGTCACCCGCAGACATACAGACGTTGTTTACCTGCAAACCCGTTCCTGAATTCATTGACCCaatggtttcgaagtccatacggacccctgcctgttcccatgtgaacccccgtggtgggtttagaaacctggatGTCCAAAGAATACACTGCCCAAGACGCTTGGGGGTGTGCTGATGTGGCTCATCCGTTTCTCTTCAACTCACTCTTTTCGCCCTGTTCACAGGGAAAAGAGAAGTGTCTCTCATCGTCCATCCCCCATGTTGCTTCGTTGGATTAGTGGAACCTACTTCCCAACagtagggggtacactgtcccctttggCAGGTATCTCCAGGACACTTGGGCTGGGGGGTTGCCTGGGGAGGTGCGAGCCTCAGGCTCCACACTAGAAAAGTCCCAAATGGcatgagctgccggtccagatgtTGGCCCTTCAGTTCTCTGGTctgagccttgggctccaggtaactcaaagccctcgggggtggtgCTCTGGGATTTCTGCAGTGAAAGGACACCAAGAGAGCAtagaggagttggggaggggcgGTGGGAAATGGAGGTGAGGACAgggagggatctaggtggaggcactGGAGAGAGTTTCCAGTGTCCAGGAATGCCTTGGAGGAGCCAGCAGGGGGCAATCGAGACCCAGGGACCTGTGGAATGTGAAAAGTTGGGAAACCCCAgagcggtttggaaggcaaggcaggctgggaaagggggcgtgggcggcaacttcaaagggacctaggggcgttcccgggcagttagctctcttggcactgctgagggcccctgattgatccacccggggttgatcccatccccccccccccgctgcgtgggagggccacaaaccaaagcccccgaactgcctgtccaccccgacggggactttggcggtctggggcacggaagcccactcgctccacgggactctgTCCAGGGTGTCTGCCTGCAACGAGGCCAGGGGCATCCCCTCCGTCTGTGCACCCAAACCCTGTTTACTTAAATAGGGGCGGAGCCGCCTCCCACTCTCcaaagtcctgagctgctgggtccccgcccactaggccagcagtctgcagcgtcCATGTggctctcccaccatggcttcgtgcagctcctccagcacctcaagcgatATGTTTGTGCTCGGTCCCTGGGATCGGATCACATCTCTGgggatttgcagatgacacggcCCAGGGTGCTCAGAAAACGTGTCCACCCACCACCAAGAATGGCGGGAACAGATCGGCCGGGCCCATGGTTCCCAGGCGTCAGCTGTGCCCAAAAgaggcatcgttcgttcatcttgctcctttggcacacatatggcttctccgttct is part of the Ovis canadensis isolate MfBH-ARS-UI-01 breed Bighorn chromosome 25, ARS-UI_OviCan_v2, whole genome shotgun sequence genome and harbors:
- the LOC138430460 gene encoding double homeobox protein 4C-like, translating into MWRDTVVVFGPVTTGSQRRKLLLKLSQKDAPQALFQAKPYPRIATRERLPWELGIAQSRVQSSSPGDSAREARRKRAVISRSQTRIHVQAFTGDLFLGIAAREELALQMGIPEPRIQIWFQNRRAQHHQQGPSGPGMARPKGQAVQQP